The following proteins come from a genomic window of Sorghum bicolor cultivar BTx623 chromosome 3, Sorghum_bicolor_NCBIv3, whole genome shotgun sequence:
- the LOC8079293 gene encoding uncharacterized protein LOC8079293, whose amino-acid sequence MRCRRRARLGMGWLRAVLSPLRKLWCRVNAVQQQRKKRGIYILYDDVKSCQCEDVHVLWSILVESHGLPPPTPMPSPPVL is encoded by the exons ATGAGATGCAGGAGGCGGGCAAGGCTCGGCATGGGGTGGCTCCGGGCCGTGCTCTCCCCGCTCAGGAAGCTCTGGTGCCGCGTCAACGCGGTGCAGCAGCAGCGCAAGA AGAGAGGGATCTACATCCTGTACGACGACGTCAAGTCGTGCCAATGCGAGGACGTGCACGTGCTGTGGTCCATCCTCGTGGAGTCCCACGGCCTGCCGCCGCCGACCCCGATGCCGTCGCCGCCGGTGCTTTAG